One Vulpes lagopus strain Blue_001 chromosome 18, ASM1834538v1, whole genome shotgun sequence DNA window includes the following coding sequences:
- the GID8 gene encoding glucose-induced degradation protein 8 homolog, with translation MSYAEKPDEITKDEWMEKLNNLHVQRADMNRLIMNYLVTEGFKEAAEKFRMESGIEPSVDLETLDERIKIREMILKGQIQEAIALINSLHPELLDTNRYLYFHLQQQHLIELIRQRETEAALEFAQTQLAEQGEESRECLTEMERTLALLAFDNPEESPFGDLLHMMQRQKVWSEVNQAVLDYENRESTPKLAKLLKLLLWAQNELDQKKVKYPKMTDLSKGVIEEPK, from the exons ATGAGTTATGCAGAAAAACCCGATGAAATCAcgaaagatgagtggatggaGAAACTCAATAACTTGCATGTCCAGCGGGCAGACATGAACCGCCTCATCATGAACTACTTGGTCACAG AGGGCTTTAAGGAAGCAGCAGAGAAATTTCGAATGGAATCTGGGATTGAACCTAGTGTGGACCTAGAAACACTTGACGAGCGGATCAAAATCCGGGAGATGATCCTGAAAGGCCAGATCCAGGAGGCTATTGCGTTGATCAACAGTCTCCATCCAGAGCTCCTGGACACAAACCGGTACCTTTACTTCCACCTGCAA CAACAGCACCTCATAGAGCTGATCCGCCAGCGTGAGACCGAGGCAGCGCTGGAGTTCGCACAGACCCAGCTGGCCGAGCAAGGCGAGGAGAGCAGGGAATGCCTGACGGAGATGGAGCGCACTCTGGCCCTGCTGGCCTTTGACAACCCGGAAGAGTCGCCGTTTGGGGACCTGCTTCATATGATGCAGAGGCAGAAG GTGTGGAGTGAAGTTAACCAAGCTGTCCTAGATTATGAAAATCGTGAGTCAACACCCAAGCTGGCAAAATTACTGAAACTACTCCTTTGGGCTCAGAATGAGCTGGaccagaagaaagtaaaatatccCAAAATGACAGACCTCAGCAAAGGTGTGATCGAAGAGCCCAAGTAG